The region AGCCTCCGAGGTTGTTAAATGCTGGCTGCAAATTCAGTTGCAGCGCAAGAAAAAAGCAATTTACCGGAAACAGCTTGAAACTAACGAAACTTATCTTGAACTTATTGAACTCCGTTTTCGCAATTCGCTTGCCACAGCCCTGGATGTTTATCAGCAGCGGGAAACAACAGCCCGGACAAGGGCTTTAATTCCTCCTGTGGAATCTCAGGAACAGCTGAAGCTGCATGAGCTTGCCTACCTGCTGGGAAAACCAGCCGGGAGTATCGATGTGAGCACGGTGGATTTTCCCGACCTTCCGGACCTCCCGGGACTTGGCATTCCTTTTGACCTTCTTTCCATGCGCCCTGATGTACGGTCCGCCGGGCTTAAACTGCAATCAGCGGATTGGGCTGTAAGTGCTGCGAGAGCCGACCGCCTGCCCGCCATCAACCTTTCCGCAGAGGCTATGTTTTCCAGTGCCCAGCTGGCTAATATTTTTTCCGGCTGGATGACGACCCTCACTTCTTCAATCGCCGGACCTATTTTTGACGGCAACAGGCGTGAGGCCGAAGTGGAACGCACCCGTGCCGTGGTTGATGAAAGACTGCTGAACTATAAAGACACGGTTTATACCGCGTTTAAGGATGTTCAGGATTCACTTGTGCAGGAAAAATGGCAGCACGAATACATTACAGCCCGTAAGAATCAGCTCGAAGCGGCAAAACGTAATCTTGATGAAGCCGGGTCCCGCTACCTGCAGGGGCTGGAAGACTATCTGCCTGTGCTGAATGCTTTGGTCAGCGTGCATAATCTTGAAATCAATATTGCACAGGATGAGGCTGATCTGCTCAGTTACCGAGTTTCCCTGTATCGTGCCCTTGGCGGTACCTGGACCTCTTCCCTTGAGGACGGTGCGGAGCTCAAGCCGGAAACTGAAGATATGGAAGCTGTTGCTGCTGCAAAAAAAGTTGAAAATGAAATCGTTCCTGCAAAAGAAGGTATTTAGATATGGCTAAGAGAGTATGGTATTATATTAAACAGATAGGTCTTAAGGGCGTTCTCCCTCTGCTGATTATTTTCGCGGCTGTTATCGGGGGGAAAACCCTGGTCGCCACCAAACCTGTAGCAAAGAAAAAGCCTCCCGTCGTTTCCGCTCCCCTTGTTAATGTGAGTGTTCTGGACGTCAGTGATGTACATGTCTGGACCCCTGTCATGGGTACTGTTGAGGCTGCCCGGGAGATCAATCTTGAGCCGCAGGTGGCCGGCAGGGTTATTTCAATTAGCGACACTTTTATTCCCGGTGGATATTTCAAAAAAGGGCAGGAGGTTCTGCGTATTGATCCCCTCGATTATGAGTTGGCGGTTAAACAGCAGGAAGCGGTGGTCACCGATGCGGAATACAGCCTTAAGCTTGAAAATGGACAGCAGCGGGTTGCCGGGCGTGAGTGGAAACTGCTCAAGAAGTCATCCGGCGGCACCGCTCAGGAGGCAGAACTCGCCCTGCGTAAACCGCATCTGCAAAAGGCCAGAGCGGATCTCACCTCGGCAAAAGCCAAACTCAGACAGGCTCGCATCGATCTTTCCCGTACCCGGGTGGTAGCTCCTTTCGACTGCATGGTGGTCAGCAAAAACGCCGATCTCGGTGCCAACCTGAACCTTAACGATACAATTGCTTCTCTGGTAGGAACCGAGGAATTCTGGGTTGTCGTATCCGTTCCCGTGGACCGACTGAGCAGTATAGTCGTTCCTTCCGCCTCTAATAACTTTAAGGGTTCCGCGGCTCGGGTGATCATGGGAAGCGGCAAAACTGCTGTTGAACGTGATGGTGCAGTGCTGCGCTTATTGCCTTCACTTGAGGAAAAGGGACGCATGGCCCGGGTTATAGTCTCAGTCAAGGATCCCCTGAATCTAAAAGGAACGAATGTTCGTCCGCTGCTTCTGGGCAGTTATGTCAATGTTTATATTGATTCCGGCATGCTGGAAAATGTGGTTGCCGTACCGCGCACAGCGTTCCGCGACAACAATACCGTCTGGATAATGAAAGAGGGCGGGCTGCTCGATATACGCAGTGTTGATCCTGTCTGGCGTGATCAGGATTATATTTACCTCGGTACCGGTGTGAAGGCCGGTGAAAAGCTGGTCATGACCGACATCTCCGCTCCGTTGCAGAATATGAAACTGCGTGAGAACGGTTCCGGTTCCATGAAGCGGAAGGTCGACGGTTTCAAATCCGAAAAGGTGAATACCAATGGCTGAGCAGAATAAATTTAAAGGCCCTATTGCATGGATGGCCGGAAACCCGGTTGCCTCCAATCTGTTGATGATAGTACTTCTGGTCGGCGGACTGGTGCTGGGGACTAATATCAAGCAGGAAGTCTTTCCTGAGTTTACCACCGACACAGTGACGGTCCGGGTCGTATACAGCGGAGCCAGTCCTGAGGAAGTGGAGCAGGGTATTGTCCTGTCAGTGGAAGAGGCTATCAGCGGTCTTGACGGGGTTAAAGAGGTTACTTGCACCGCAGCTGAGGGCAGTGCCACAATTGTGGCGGAAGCCATCGAAGGCTATAACCTGCAAAAGCTAAGTCAGGATATCCAGAGTGAAGTGGACCGGATCACTTCATTTCCTGAAGAGGCTGAGGACCCTGTTGTCAGTATCGCATCCCATAAACGCAGTGTACTTTCCCTGATGGTTTACGGAAATACTGATCAGCTTGCCTTGCGCAAGGTGGCCGAACAGTTGCGTCAGGAACTGATAGGTGATCCGGGAATTACTCAGGTGGAGCTGGCCGAGGTCAGTGGATTGCAGGTTACTATTGAGGTCCCGCAGGATAAACTGCGTGCTTATGGGCTGACCCTTTCAGATGTTGCTGATTCCCTTGCCAAAACTTCCGTGGAACTGCCCGGAGGCGGCATCAAGACCGAGAGTGGTGAGATTCTGGTCCGCTTTAAAGAGCGCCGCGATTATGCCCGTGAATTCGCTCGTGTCCCCATTGTTACCGGGAATGACGGCACGCAGGTGCTGCTGGAAGACATAGCCGTTGTAAAAGAAGATTTCCAGAATGATGACATTATGACTACCTTTGACGGTAAACCTGCCGTAAGGATTGATGTCTACCGCATTGGTGATCAGACCCCTATTGGAGTTTCCGATGCCGTGCATGCTCAGTTGGAACGGTTTAACAATAGTCTTCCCGCCGGAGTGCATGTAGGCATCCGCAACGATATGTCCGACATTTATCGTCAGCGCATGGATTTACTGCTGCGTAACGCATACATGGGCTTGGGTTTGGTCTTTGTTTTTCTGGCTTTGTTTCTTGAACCCCGACTGGCCTTCTGGGTCGCCATGGGAATTCCCATCTCATTTCTGGGGGGCATGCTCATCCTCGGTCCGGCCGGGGCCAGCGTCAATATGATTTCCATGTTCGCCTTTATTATATCGCTTGGTATTGTTGTGGATGACGCTATCGTTGTTGGTGAAAATGTTTACACCATGCGCCAGCAGGGTATGAGCTGGATCGAATCGGCCGCTAAAGGGGCACAGCAGATTGCCATGCCGGTAACCTTCAGTGTTTTGACCAACATTGTCGCTTTTATGCCTATGTTTTTTGTGCCCGGAGTGATGGGTAAAATATTCAAGGTCATTCCCATGGTGGTCTGCAGTGTCTTTTTCGTTTCGCTTGTGGAATCCCTTTTCGTCCTGCCCGCTCATCTGGGGCATGGCAGTGAACGGGAACCGGGAAAAATCATGAAATTTATCCTTTATCACCAGCAGACGATTTCCCATGGCCTTTTGCGGTTTGTACATAAAGTATACAGGCCTGCTTTGGATCGTGCTGTTACCTGGCGGTATCTCACGGTTGCCATCGGGCTGGCCTGTCTGATTGTTGCCTTTGCCTATATTAAAAGCGGGCGGCTCGGTTTCACCATGTTTCCGAAAATTGAATCAAATTATGCCTACCTGACCGTGGATATGCCATACGGAACAGCCAAAGAAGTAACCCAGAAGGTAATGGAAAGGGCTGTTGCTGCTGCGGAAAAGGTAGCCGCTGAAAACGGGGGAGATAAACTGCTGGAGGGAATTTACGCTAAAATCGGCGGAACCGGCAGGCGGAACACCAGCGGTAGCCATGTTTTCAAAGTGCAGGCTTTTCTCACTGATGCGGACATCAGGCCGCTTCATACAGAAGAATTTGTGAATAAGTGGCGGCGTGCACTGGGAGCTGTGCCCGGATCGGAATCGGTCTTTTTTGAATCCGATCGCGGCGGTCCCGGTTCAGGGAGTTCTCTGGAAATTGAACTCAGCCATAGCGATATCGAGGTCCTTAAGAGGGCCTCTGCAGATCTGGCTGAAGCACTGAGCCATTATCCCAATGTTAAGGATATTGATTCCGGATATTCACCGGGTAAAAGACAGCTTGATTTTGAGCTGCTGCCTGCCGGGCGCAGTCTGGGCCTGACTTCGCGCAATGTGGCTAATCAGATCAGGGCATCTTACTACGGCGCCGAGGTCCTTCGCCAGCAGCGCGGGCGTAATGAAATTAAAGTAATGGTCCGGCTTCCGGAAGAGGAACGGGCATCCAAGTATGATTTTGAAGAGTTGATGATCCGAACCCCTGATGGAAAGGACGTCCCCCTTCGCGAGGTTGTCAAAATAAAGGACGGCAGGGCCTATACCTCCATTGACCGTCGTAATGGACGCCGAGTGGTTTCCGTAGAAGCGGATGTGAACCCGCGTAAAGATACCTCGCAGGTTCTCAGCGATGTTGTGGTAAACGTTATACCGCAACTGAAGGCTGATTATCCCGGACTTGGCTATTCTCTTGAAGGTAAACAGGCCGATTTGAAGGAAAGTACCGAGAGTCTGATTTCCGGATTATTAATGGCTATGATGTTGATCTATGCTCTGCTGGCTATCCCTTTCCGAAGCTATTTCCAGCCGCTTATTGTCATGATCTGCATTCCCTTCGGTATTGTGGGAGCGGTTATCGGGCACGCATTGCTGGGGTACAGCCTCAGCCTGATGAGTCTGTTCGGTATTGTTGCCTTGTCCGGAGTTGTGGTCAACGATTCGCTGGTTTTTATCGACTATGTGAACATTCAGCGCCGTAAGGGCCATTGCGCTTATGATGCGGTTCTGGAGGCAGGTACGGCCCGTTTCCGACCCATCATGCTTACAACCCTGACCACATTCGGAGGGTTGGCGCCCATGATTCTCGAAACATCGAGACAGGCCAAGTTCCTGATTCCTATGGCGGTTTCCCTTGGTTTCGGGATCGTCTTCGCAACAGGGATTACTTTGATGCTGGTCCCTTCGTTCTACCTTATTTTTGAAGATATCCGTATGGTGATGCGTAAAATATTCCGCGGTTCAGCAGATGAGCAGCCGGATGATGAAAGTTCCGGTCATCAGGTAATAGAAAGTAAGGAGTGATCTTTACAGGTACTGAGAAAGAATAAAAATCCCGTCTGATAAATATCGGCGGGATTTTTATTAATCACGGTAGGTGACTTTTTCCAAGGCGTAAATAATGTTCGGATCGTATTGGGTTGCTTCGCTGTATAAAATTTTCAGGGCCTTGACTATGGGCATGCTCTTTTTGCCCGGTCGACCCATGGTCATAGCAACAAAGGAATCAACCGCACCGCAGAGTTTGCCCAGCCATGAAAGATGCTCGTTGGTAACCCCTCTGGGATACCCGGACCCGTCCATCCTTTCGTGATGTTCTAGTATCGCCCGCAGTGTGTGCTTGCTTAAGCAGTTGGTAATGCTCAGTTCCTTAACCGAAGTTATGGGATGCTGGCGGATTCTTTTCTGTTCATCAAGCGAAAGACAGAATTCTTTGCCAAGCACGAACTCCGGAAGGTTACTCAAGCCGATATCGCAAAGGAAGAGGGCGCTAAGAGCATCGATGAAAATTTTTACGTCCGGTTTAAAATCCCGGGCGTGAAGGAGTACCGATGCCCCGATGATGCCGTTGGAAATGGCCTTGTTGGTCAGTGAATGCTGCGGGTCCAGCATGGGCAGCATCAACCATAACAGGTTCGGCTTTTCGTGGATAAGTTCGCCCACAGCTACAAGTGTCTTATGGAATTCAACAAAATGTATTTTTAATGAGTCGGAGTAAATTTTTTCAGACTGTTCTTTCAGACCCTCAAGTATGAGTACCGCCAGTTCCTGTTCGGGGATTGAGTGGGAAATGTCACTGATTACAATGGGCAGATGGGGCAGAAAATAATTTCTGCATAGGTTGATGTCATTATATTTGATGAAAATCAGCCCTTGGTCACAGTCTGCGGAGATTGCGTGTTTGTCTGCGGAAACAATACTTTTTCCCGGAATGGTTATGGGGATAAATCTTCCATTGGAAGAGTTCATCCTGTACAAACTGAAAGGTAAATTGTTTTTAGGAAGTATCTTGAAGATTTCTCCTGTAATAGAACAGAAACTTTCTTCAATTAATTTAGAACCGTCTATCGCGTTCATAGACCCACCTCAAATGGCAGCACTTATATTTACTTAAATTTGTTTGATTTTGCTTTATCTTCCGACCTTAAATGATGTTTACCATCAAATGTTATTAGAACGCAATATGTTGCCTTATTAAGGATTGGCTGAGTAAAAATTGATTTAATTATGTAAAATATTATATAAATAAACTACTTATAGTTAGAATACTTTGACCGGTGGCTTCGTTTGCTGATAGAAATAATAAAAAAAATATAATTTTTAGTTTTTTTTCGCCGCTTGCCATCCTTGCCTTACTCGGACTATATTTAAATGTTGTAAGGCTGATAACAAAAAGCATGTCAGTATCATCTTCTCATTTTACGTATGTTTTACGTTTTTTATTGTTGTTGAAATAATGAGTTCCCTCCTTTTACATAACAGGGAGAGAGTCGGGAGATAGTTTGGATAGTCTGTTCACTCCGTCATCAATCGCCGTTGTAGGCGCATCATCCGCTTCCGGGAAAATCGGGAATACTATTCTGTCCAACCTGCTGAGCGCCGGGTATAGTGGCAGTTTGTATCCGGTTAATATTCGTGGCGGAAATATTTGTGGCATTGATTCTTATAAGCAAATTTCTGAAATAGGCAGGCCGGTTGATCTGGCCGTTATCGCCATTCCCCGGGATGCTGTCCTCGGAGCCTTCCGGGAATTACTTGAACTGGGAGTCGGTTCAGTTGTTGTTATCACCGCGGGGTTCAAGGAAGTAGATCACGAAGGCTGGCTGCTTGAAACTGAACTTGCTAAGCTGGCAAGAGATAACGGTGTCAACCTGCTGGGCCCCAACTGTCTCGGGATTATTAATTCCCGGGGCGGGGTAAACGCTTCTTTTGCAACCGGAAATCCCGATACAGGAAGCATCGGTTTTTTCTCGCAGTCCGGCGCGCTTTGTGTTGCCGTACTTGACTGGGCGCTGGGTACAAAAATAGGTTTTTCTAAATTCGTAAGTCTCGGCAATAAAGCCGTGATTAATGAAGCCTCCATGCTTGAATATCTGGGAAACGATCCTGATACAAAGGTGATACTCGGCTATGTCGAGAATATTGAGGATGGCCGCGAATTTATGAAACAGGCTGCAAAAGTGTCCATGAAAAAGCCGGTACTGATGATGAAAGCCGGGACCACGCCCGCCGGGGCTAGAGCAGCATCTTCCCACACCGGCGCAATGGCCGGATCGGATAAAGCCTGTGACGCAGCTTTTCGCCAGTCCGGTGTTATCCGGGTGGAAAAACTGGATGAACTTTTTAATCTCGCCAGAGCTTTTTCCTTACAGGATCTGCCGCAGGGGCCCAACCTCGGTATTGTTACCAATGCGGGAGGACCGGGCATTCTCGCTGCTGACGCTTGTACTGAATCGGTCATGCGCATGCCCACATTTTCCCCTGAGACAATAGGGGAACTGCAACGTATGCTTCCGGGCTATGCCTCTGTGTACAACCCGGTTGATCTGCTCAGTAGTGCCGATGCGGAAACTTACGGTCGGGCAGTGCGTATCGTCGGACATGATCCGGCGGTGAACAGCCTGCTGATGATTATCGCTCCCTCTGTCGATCTTGACTTGGCTGAGGTTGCCGAGGCTGTTGTTGAGGCAATGGCCGAAGTAAACAAGCCGGTCTTCTGCTGTTTGATGGGACGCAGAAAGAGCGGCCCGGCCCGTGATATTTTTGCAGAAGCCGGAATTCCTGTATATGACTTTCCCAAGCAGGCGGTCCGGGCTATGGGCTGCATGCACAAATATGCAGTCTGGAAGGGGCGTCCTCCTCGTACTTTTATTACCCCGGAACATGATCTGGAAGCGGCACGGGAACTGGTGGATAACGCTGTTCGCTCAGGTGCTTCCGAGCTTGTGGAATTTCAAGCTCGAGACATTGTCACCGCTTACGGTCTTCCTACTCCTGAATCAGATCTGGCCCGTTCCGGTGACGAAGCCGTGGCAATAGCCGATCAACTGGGATATCCGGTTGTGCTCAAGATAGCTTCGCCTGAAATTTCTCATAAATCAGATGTAGGCGGAGTCCGTACCGGGCTTAATTCTGCCGAGGAAGTCCGGGCGGCTTTCTGGGATATAACCGCCCGTACCCAGCGGCTGCGGCCCGATGCTTATATCGCCGGATGTCTGGTGCAGCAGATGGCTTCAGAACATTCCCGTGAAGTTATTGTCGGTTTTCGTCGGGATAAACAGTTCGGACCCTTGCTTATGTTCGGGCTGGGTGGAGTTTACGTTGAGATTTTAAAGGATATTTCGTTCCGTCTGGCACCTCTTGCGGTTGAAGATGCCGGAGAAATGGTTCGGGAAATCCGTTCGTACATGCTTTTGAAAGGAGTCAAAGGTGGCGAGCCCGTTGACTTTGAGGCAATAACTGATGTTTTGATCAGAATGTCATGCCTTGCCAGTGATTTTCCTGAAATTTATGAAGCGGAATTTAATCCTGTGCTTGTCAACTCGGAAGAGGCCCTCGTTGCCGATGCCCGAATGACAGTTGTCGATATTTCTGCAGGCGCCACCGATGAGTCGGATGAGCGTGAATAAGGAGGCATAGATGGTAGGTATTTATATAGGTTCCACCACCGGTTATTCCGGTAAGAACCTTCTGGCCATGTCCTTGGGACTTAAATTCCGCAAGAGCGGTTTTAACGTAGGGTACATGAAGCCGGTGGGGGCGGTTCCACACATGGAAGGCGATAAACCCGGAGACGCGGATGCCGCTTTTATCCAGCAGGTGCTCGGCCTGGAACAGAATCCCAGCAAGGTAACCCCGGTGCTGGTCACCCGTGACTTCACCATCAAGGCCTTTTCTGATGATATGGGAGATCTCATGCCGTCCATTGTTGAATCTTACGAAGAGCTCAGCAAGGATAAGGATGTTATGATCATCGGCGGATCGGGGAGTTATCTCAGCTCCGGCACTTATTGCGGTGTAAGCGGTCCTGATGTAGCCCGTTCACTGGGGGCGAAAACGATTCTCGTGGACCGGTACAGCAGCGAATTGCATTATGATTACGTGCTGCGCGTTCACAAAGAGCTGGGTGACGATTTTCTTGGCGTAGTTTTCAATGATGTGCCTGAACATTACATGGACGAGCTTACCTCACTGATAATTCCCTTTCTTGAAAAAAGGGGAGTTAAGGTGCTCGGAATCATCCCCCGCGATCCACTCATGGGTGCAATCAAGGTCAACGACCTTGCAGAGCGGCTTTTCGGGAAAATTATTTCAGCTCACGCCAAAGCCGACCGGGTGGTAGAAAATTTCCTCATCGGTACCATGCAGGTTGAAAACTTCATCACCCACTTCAGGAGACATAAGAATTCTGCGGTCATTGTGGGTGGGGACAGGGCCGATGTTCAGCTAGTCGCCCTTGAAGGGAATTGCCCCTGCCTGATCCTGACCGGGAATCTTTATCCTAATGACATTATCCTTACTCGTTCCGAAGTGCTTGAAATTCCGGTAATTGTTGTTCGCGATGATACCTACGCGGTCGCCAAGAAGATGGAAGCCATTCAGGAAAGTTATAAGCTTAGGGATATGATTAAAATTAATCATGGGGCCGGACTGGTCAATTCAGAATTGGATTATGACTATATTTATGAAGAATTGGACCTATGATAACCTCTTGCATAGGTAGGTAATATGTCCTACTGTTAGAGTAGGAATAAAAAAAACGTTAAATTTGCGACAGTGTGCCGCCGGAAATTGTTTCAGCGAATTGTGCCTTTGTAACATATTTATATAATTTGTTTTTTTGTGGGGAGTGCTGCCTGTGATAAGGGTGGTACTCCCCATTATTTTTGGTAAAATACTAGGCAAAACCACCCGGATGCTATTGTCCTACTTTGCAAAATGTGCCAATTAACTAGCAGTTATAGGGTTGGACGGGTCTCCGGCCTTGGTGTGACGAGGTTTGTTTCGACCAAAGACTGGACGATTTAATTGGTTAGAAAATTGTGGTGCTCTGCACCCGGAAAACCGAGCTGATTCGGAATATTGGCGGATAGACCGAATCTTCGGAATGAGGAGGCGTGAGATGCCTGATGCGTCCACGTGGGATTGGAATCCCGGTAGGCGAGAGGTCCAGGACACAGGTTCCTGGTCCGATAAATTTGAGTGGGTGGAAGAATTCCATGCCAGTCCCGACGGTGAAAAAGTCGGTGCTGTTGTTCATAAAGGAGAATTGGAATTCACTGCTTGCGTTAATGGTGAGATCTGGGAAGAAGCATACGACAGGATTTTCTACCCTAGATTCGCACCGGATGGCAGGTTTACAGGTATTGCCCAGCAGATGGGAGAATGGACTCTGTCTGTTGATGGTGAACATTGGCCGGAAATGTACGGCTACATCTGGAAAACCATGTTTGGACCCGAAGGTTCCATTATCTGTGCTGTTCAGCAGGATACGACTTATGGAATGGGTGTGGACGGCGTTCTCTGGGAAAACTTTTTTGAAAGCGCAAACGGATTCACTGTCGGCGCTGATGGAAAATCAACCGCTGCGGTAGTTCAGATTAATTCCATGCCGCAGGCTGATATTGAAACCTTCCAGAAAGGGATCTTTTCAGTTGCTGTGAACGGAACAGCCTGGGATGCGGTTTTTATGAACTGCTACACCCCGGTGTTTGATGCCAAGAGTGAAAAGGTTGCCTGTCAGATAAGAAAAACACTCTATGATTACACCATCGCAGTGGATGGCAAAATCTGGCAGCGCGAGTTTCAGTGTGTCTGGGCTCCCAGCTTCAACCCCGCAACCGGTGCTCTTGTAGCTCCCGTTCGTCTGGGTGGAAAATGGGGTATGGCTCAGGATGGCGAGTTGATCTGGAAGAACACCTTTGCCAATTGCTGGCATCAGCAGTTCAGCGCCGATGGTTCTAAACTTTGGGCTATCGTGGCACCCTCTTTCGGCAGCTTTACCGTTGCTGTGGATGGAAAACCATGGTCCATCACCGCGCCTGTTGTTATCGATCTGGCTGTCAGCCCTGACGGTAATCGCGCGGCTGCTCTTGCCAAAAACGGTTACGACTACACTGTATTGTGTGATGGTAAAGTCTGGCCCGGAGTATTCCAGATGGCATGGAAACCCGTATTCAGCCCAGACAGCGCTAAGGCTGCTGCCAAAGTTGAAAAGAATGGCCGCTTCACCGTAGTTCTTGACGGAAAGCCTTACGGTCAGGATTTCGATCAGTGTTGGGAACCTGTATTCAGCCCCGATAGTTCCAAGGTGCTTATCCGCGCTATCGACGGTGGTAAATACGTCCGCATCGTTGCTGATGTAAACGATTTCTAATCCGGAGGAATTACAAATGAATAGTGCTTATGCATTCGTTGTCGGTCCTCTGGCGTGGTTCGCCTGGGGCGTGTTTGTTCTCGGTTCCATCTACAGAATCGTTTCAATGTACCAGCTCGCAAAAGCAAAGGACGGTTCGTCCCTGCATTATATGAGCTTCAAATGGGGATTCCGTTCCATCATGGCATGGCTGAATCCCGTCGGAACACTTGGTTGGCAGCGCAATCCATGGACTGCGATGATGACCTTTGTTTTCCATATCTGTCTTGTCATTGTGCCCCTGTTTCTGCTGGGACACGTGGTTCTCTGGGATCAGTTCTTCGGCATCAGCTGGCCGACTATTCCCGATAATATTGCCGATATCATGTCCATCGTGGTTGTTGTCTGCTGTATCTATTTCGGCGCCCGCCGTTTTTTGCAGAAAGACGTAGCTTATCTGACCACCTGCAAAGACTGGATTGCACTGGCTGTTCCCGGCCTTGTTTTCCTGACCGGTGTTCTGGCCTATCACGAAATCGGTGATGCCAAGGTGATGCTTATCCTGCACATCCTTTGTGGTGAAATTATGCTCATCAGCATTCCCTTCACCCGTTTGAGCCACATGCTGTTCGGCCTGTTCACCAGAGCCTATATCGGTTCCGAGTTCGGCGGCGTCCGTAAGTGTAAGGACTGGTAAACAAATCCCGTAAGGAGTACGAGAAAATGACATTCGACAGGAAAATCGAAGACGTAGGACTCGAGCGGGGTGTTTCCCGCCTGACTCCCGAACGTATCGAAAATACTCTTAAGCAGGTTATCGAAGGAGAGGCCGGCGCCAAGCTTAAGCTTTATGCTGAAACTTGCATGCGTTGCGGTATGTGCTCCGAAGCCTGCCATTACTATATGTCTCATGACGGGGATCCCAAGTATTCCCCTGCTGGTAAAGTCCATCAGACTTTAGGCAAGATCTTGCGTAAGAATTACAAGCTTAGCGCTGATGAAGTTTATGAAATGGCTCAGATTGCTTACACCGAGTGTAACCTTTG is a window of Maridesulfovibrio sp. DNA encoding:
- a CDS encoding DRTGG domain-containing protein; this translates as MVGIYIGSTTGYSGKNLLAMSLGLKFRKSGFNVGYMKPVGAVPHMEGDKPGDADAAFIQQVLGLEQNPSKVTPVLVTRDFTIKAFSDDMGDLMPSIVESYEELSKDKDVMIIGGSGSYLSSGTYCGVSGPDVARSLGAKTILVDRYSSELHYDYVLRVHKELGDDFLGVVFNDVPEHYMDELTSLIIPFLEKRGVKVLGIIPRDPLMGAIKVNDLAERLFGKIISAHAKADRVVENFLIGTMQVENFITHFRRHKNSAVIVGGDRADVQLVALEGNCPCLILTGNLYPNDIILTRSEVLEIPVIVVRDDTYAVAKKMEAIQESYKLRDMIKINHGAGLVNSELDYDYIYEELDL
- the tmcD gene encoding electron transfer complex subunit TmcD, which produces MPDASTWDWNPGRREVQDTGSWSDKFEWVEEFHASPDGEKVGAVVHKGELEFTACVNGEIWEEAYDRIFYPRFAPDGRFTGIAQQMGEWTLSVDGEHWPEMYGYIWKTMFGPEGSIICAVQQDTTYGMGVDGVLWENFFESANGFTVGADGKSTAAVVQINSMPQADIETFQKGIFSVAVNGTAWDAVFMNCYTPVFDAKSEKVACQIRKTLYDYTIAVDGKIWQREFQCVWAPSFNPATGALVAPVRLGGKWGMAQDGELIWKNTFANCWHQQFSADGSKLWAIVAPSFGSFTVAVDGKPWSITAPVVIDLAVSPDGNRAAALAKNGYDYTVLCDGKVWPGVFQMAWKPVFSPDSAKAAAKVEKNGRFTVVLDGKPYGQDFDQCWEPVFSPDSSKVLIRAIDGGKYVRIVADVNDF
- the tmcC gene encoding TmcC family electron transfer complex membrane anchor subunit, which gives rise to MNSAYAFVVGPLAWFAWGVFVLGSIYRIVSMYQLAKAKDGSSLHYMSFKWGFRSIMAWLNPVGTLGWQRNPWTAMMTFVFHICLVIVPLFLLGHVVLWDQFFGISWPTIPDNIADIMSIVVVVCCIYFGARRFLQKDVAYLTTCKDWIALAVPGLVFLTGVLAYHEIGDAKVMLILHILCGEIMLISIPFTRLSHMLFGLFTRAYIGSEFGGVRKCKDW